In one Cloacibacillus porcorum genomic region, the following are encoded:
- a CDS encoding GumC family protein translates to MDKETYPVMRNDFDGWRDDSEIDLVDIIDSLWKHKKLIAAFVAVCLICASAYLTVTPRSYESRTTLLFLPPIPSEIDTEGRGGVMLTPDTYITLATAEDLLDDVINLAYADEKTEYRPTTDDMRRKMKVQLAKSAESAKEIPNQMTMTVSLKDKDPKKAMNALNIWSSLFIKRNAQHFVDRAGSSFEFIGESVKTVKTDLEKTEDRLLAAQRADSIPMLKAQLQTTEKLYSEFLSQYNKDVVALPPLVAKAKAAEKLLSLESETKSLSKGMSKEALWNFLSKSLSDSELKSLRELNIEEELLNNQYSYLKTVLANTQLEISSLNASIKDLKAKTSSLKKEHAAMYAKLLGMETEVARLQREKTTLQESYVDLSKKYQLSRITTVEATDPIKIVEKPILSRKPVSRGGLKILCLAGLLGLFMGITASLLMEMISRKREQEA, encoded by the coding sequence ATGGACAAGGAAACATATCCAGTCATGCGCAATGATTTTGACGGCTGGCGCGATGACTCGGAGATAGATTTGGTCGATATCATCGATTCTTTGTGGAAGCATAAAAAGCTGATCGCGGCCTTTGTGGCGGTCTGTCTCATCTGTGCTTCCGCCTACCTGACGGTGACGCCGCGATCCTATGAAAGCCGCACGACCCTGCTCTTTCTGCCTCCTATACCCTCCGAGATAGATACGGAGGGCCGCGGCGGCGTCATGCTCACCCCCGATACCTATATTACGCTTGCGACGGCGGAGGATCTGCTGGACGACGTGATAAACTTGGCCTACGCCGACGAAAAGACGGAATACCGGCCTACGACGGACGACATGCGCCGTAAAATGAAGGTCCAGCTGGCGAAATCTGCGGAATCCGCCAAGGAAATACCCAATCAGATGACCATGACAGTATCCTTAAAAGATAAAGACCCTAAAAAGGCGATGAATGCGCTGAACATCTGGAGTTCGCTCTTTATCAAACGCAACGCCCAGCACTTTGTCGACCGTGCCGGTTCTTCTTTTGAATTCATCGGCGAATCGGTAAAGACTGTAAAAACTGATCTGGAAAAGACCGAAGACAGGCTGCTCGCCGCCCAGAGGGCCGACTCCATCCCCATGCTCAAAGCTCAGCTGCAGACGACGGAAAAGCTCTATTCCGAATTTCTCTCCCAATACAACAAAGACGTAGTCGCGCTTCCGCCGCTTGTGGCGAAGGCAAAGGCCGCGGAGAAGCTGCTCTCTTTGGAGAGTGAAACCAAATCTTTATCCAAAGGGATGAGCAAGGAGGCGCTTTGGAATTTTCTCTCTAAGAGCCTCAGCGATTCCGAACTTAAGAGTCTGCGGGAGCTAAATATAGAGGAAGAGCTTCTGAATAATCAGTATTCATATCTCAAGACAGTTTTAGCGAATACCCAGCTGGAGATATCATCGCTTAACGCCTCAATAAAAGACTTGAAAGCGAAGACTTCCAGTCTGAAAAAAGAACACGCTGCGATGTATGCGAAGTTACTTGGGATGGAGACAGAGGTCGCGCGCCTGCAGCGCGAAAAAACGACGCTGCAGGAATCGTATGTAGACCTCTCTAAGAAATACCAGCTCTCGCGCATTACCACCGTGGAGGCGACCGACCCGATCAAAATCGTGGAAAAGCCGATCCTGTCCCGCAAGCCCGTATCGCGCGGCGGATTGAAGATACTTTGCCTGGCCGGACTGTTGGGGCTCTTTATGGGCATTACAGCATCCCTGCTTATGGAGATGATCTCCAGGAAACGGGAACAGGAGGCGTAG
- a CDS encoding FecCD family ABC transporter permease yields MKGRTALIAFTAALLVAAPLAAVTVGRFPLSIGETLSVLCPWLGAGEPPQMVRDVIINIRLPRILLAMLAGAGLGVAGGAFQALFSNPLATPDTLGVATGASFGAVLGILMGLPSFLVQLFALAAGIAAVALVVFVSRVRGSSSVIMMILAGMVVSALFSALVSLVKYAADPQDVLPSITFWLMGSLSGTTRASLAMGAPLIAAGMALIWLFRWKLNAMTLSEDEATSLGINVKRVRLLVITGAAMITASVVSMCGLIGWVGLLIPHAARMIFGNDNRSVVPASMALGALFMLAIDTAARSITASEIPASILTAVIGAPFFIVLLRKTGGIRA; encoded by the coding sequence ATGAAGGGAAGAACGGCGCTTATCGCATTTACGGCGGCGCTTCTTGTTGCCGCCCCGCTGGCAGCGGTCACCGTCGGGAGATTTCCCCTCTCTATCGGAGAGACCCTTTCCGTGCTCTGCCCCTGGCTGGGCGCCGGAGAGCCGCCGCAGATGGTGCGCGACGTGATAATCAATATCCGCCTGCCGCGTATACTGCTCGCCATGCTCGCCGGCGCGGGGCTCGGCGTCGCGGGCGGCGCCTTTCAGGCGCTATTTTCCAACCCGCTGGCGACGCCCGATACGCTGGGTGTCGCGACTGGCGCCTCTTTCGGCGCGGTTTTGGGCATATTGATGGGGCTGCCCTCGTTCCTCGTGCAGCTTTTTGCGCTTGCCGCGGGAATCGCCGCTGTGGCGCTCGTCGTCTTTGTGAGCCGCGTGCGCGGCTCCTCCTCGGTGATCATGATGATACTGGCGGGCATGGTCGTCAGCGCGCTCTTTTCCGCGCTTGTATCGCTTGTGAAATACGCCGCCGATCCGCAGGATGTGCTGCCGTCGATAACCTTCTGGCTGATGGGCAGCCTGTCGGGAACGACGCGCGCGAGCCTCGCGATGGGCGCGCCGCTGATCGCCGCCGGAATGGCGCTGATCTGGCTCTTCCGCTGGAAGCTCAACGCGATGACGCTCAGCGAGGATGAGGCGACATCACTGGGAATAAACGTAAAGCGCGTCAGGCTGCTTGTGATAACTGGCGCGGCGATGATCACGGCCTCCGTCGTCTCGATGTGCGGCCTCATCGGCTGGGTGGGGCTGCTCATCCCGCACGCGGCGCGTATGATCTTCGGAAACGACAACCGCAGCGTAGTCCCCGCGAGCATGGCGCTGGGGGCGCTCTTTATGCTTGCGATAGACACCGCGGCGCGCAGCATTACCGCCTCCGAGATACCGGCTTCGATATTGACTGCCGTCATCGGCGCGCCGTTCTTTATCGTCCTGCTGCGAAAGACGGGGGGAATAAGGGCATGA
- a CDS encoding bifunctional metallophosphatase/5'-nucleotidase has translation MDYKRLKSSLFALLFLLAVALPAPAAEKSFHILMINDPHSYILPYYEAAEAGLPAGAVKAEAVGGLSRALRLVADERAALKETSQSPIFLFEGGDIMLGKKGSLQNGHAEYGSLAALGFDAGVLGNHDFDGGVRTLAKLGPELKFPVLASNILFSEPEIDSYYPKLMVIKKGDVSVGVFGLVTPDLKAIISDPGGFDIEKDIFKKAAECVRELRAQGVDAVVALNHIGLDLDKKLAASVPGIDVIVGGHSHDAIKERLLVKNPQGSQTLIGQAGLDGRYAGRFDVTVYDGTLVAEKSSWRLMPVLPGTAAEETSEALGLEAQKKLAATLNIADPTMILAKSVDGRKESMRGGENALGDLAAEALRWNGQARIGLINGGALRIGRIVPPGPFTAGDMLDLMPFDSIPVRLLVSGAEIRRQLEAAASALRGRNDGYDPARRMSTGEFLQVAGLRFDIDLGEPAAVVESRRMTADGRRVKNIMVDSSRGWLPLEDGKIYSVATLDYTAKYWNALSSAPIGKAALACFDDYLEKVLRRQADITTDGRINIIGQ, from the coding sequence ATGGATTATAAACGATTGAAAAGCTCTCTGTTCGCCCTGTTGTTCCTGCTTGCCGTCGCTTTACCGGCGCCGGCGGCGGAAAAGAGCTTTCACATCCTGATGATAAACGATCCCCACAGTTACATCCTGCCCTACTATGAGGCGGCGGAGGCGGGGCTGCCCGCGGGAGCCGTCAAGGCTGAGGCCGTCGGCGGCCTCTCCCGCGCGCTGCGGCTCGTGGCCGATGAAAGAGCGGCTCTCAAAGAGACCTCCCAGTCCCCCATATTTCTCTTTGAGGGCGGCGATATCATGCTCGGCAAGAAGGGCAGCCTGCAAAACGGCCACGCCGAGTATGGCTCGCTGGCGGCGCTGGGATTCGACGCGGGGGTGCTCGGCAACCACGACTTCGACGGCGGCGTCCGGACGCTCGCGAAATTGGGACCGGAGCTTAAATTTCCCGTCCTCGCCTCGAATATCCTCTTTAGCGAGCCAGAGATTGACAGTTATTATCCAAAGCTAATGGTAATCAAAAAGGGTGATGTAAGCGTCGGGGTATTCGGCCTCGTAACACCGGACCTCAAGGCGATCATCTCCGACCCCGGCGGCTTCGATATTGAGAAGGATATTTTCAAAAAAGCGGCGGAGTGCGTGCGGGAACTCCGCGCACAGGGCGTCGACGCGGTGGTGGCGCTGAATCACATCGGCCTTGACTTGGACAAAAAGCTCGCGGCATCGGTGCCTGGCATCGACGTGATCGTCGGCGGCCACTCGCACGACGCCATAAAGGAGAGGCTTTTAGTAAAGAACCCTCAGGGCTCGCAGACGCTTATCGGACAGGCCGGGCTCGACGGACGCTATGCGGGCAGGTTTGACGTTACTGTGTACGACGGGACGCTCGTCGCCGAAAAGTCGTCATGGCGGCTGATGCCGGTGCTGCCCGGCACGGCGGCGGAGGAAACGAGCGAGGCGCTCGGCCTTGAGGCACAGAAAAAACTCGCCGCGACGCTTAATATCGCCGACCCAACGATGATCCTGGCCAAAAGCGTCGACGGACGCAAGGAGTCGATGCGCGGAGGAGAAAACGCGCTTGGCGATCTCGCAGCCGAGGCTCTGCGCTGGAACGGACAGGCGCGCATCGGCCTGATAAACGGCGGCGCGCTGCGCATCGGCCGCATAGTACCTCCGGGACCGTTCACGGCGGGCGACATGCTTGACCTGATGCCATTTGACAGCATTCCGGTGCGGCTGCTCGTGAGCGGCGCGGAGATCAGAAGGCAGCTGGAGGCGGCGGCCTCCGCGCTCAGGGGACGGAACGACGGTTACGACCCGGCGCGCCGCATGTCGACGGGAGAGTTCTTACAGGTGGCAGGGCTGCGCTTCGACATCGACCTCGGCGAACCGGCCGCCGTCGTGGAGAGCCGCCGTATGACCGCTGACGGCCGCCGCGTAAAAAACATCATGGTAGATTCGTCGCGGGGCTGGCTTCCGCTTGAGGACGGCAAAATATATTCCGTCGCGACTCTCGACTATACCGCGAAATACTGGAACGCGCTCTCGTCCGCCCCCATCGGTAAAGCGGCTCTCGCCTGCTTCGACGATTATCTGGAGAAAGTGCTGCGGCGGCAGGCCGATATAACGACGGACGGCAGGATAAACATTATAGGGCAGTGA
- a CDS encoding nitrogenase iron protein NifH, whose product MIKIAIYGKGGIGKSTTASNIAAAFAQSGMRVMQIGCDPKADSTVNLRGGGAVPTVLELIKKKGEALTLEEMVTPGFAGVLCAEAGGPAPGLGCAGRGIIAAMEKLKERRAFEIYQPDAVIYDVLGDVVCGGFAIPIREGYAEKVFVVTSGENMAIHAAANIAAAVANFRSRGYATLGGVILNRRNVPREEEKVAELAADVESRVVGALSFSPVVQQAEERCQTVLEAFPDSPMAEEYRELARRVFAACGE is encoded by the coding sequence ATGATAAAGATCGCGATTTACGGCAAGGGCGGCATCGGGAAGTCTACGACGGCTTCGAATATAGCGGCGGCCTTTGCGCAGTCCGGCATGCGCGTGATGCAGATCGGCTGTGATCCGAAGGCCGATTCGACGGTGAATCTGCGCGGCGGCGGGGCGGTGCCGACGGTGCTTGAGCTGATCAAGAAAAAAGGGGAGGCCCTCACGCTGGAGGAGATGGTGACTCCGGGTTTCGCGGGCGTGCTCTGCGCCGAAGCTGGCGGCCCCGCGCCGGGGCTGGGCTGTGCCGGGCGCGGTATCATCGCCGCGATGGAAAAGCTGAAGGAGAGGCGCGCCTTTGAGATCTATCAGCCCGACGCGGTGATCTATGATGTACTTGGCGACGTGGTCTGCGGCGGTTTCGCGATACCGATCCGCGAGGGCTACGCGGAAAAGGTATTCGTCGTCACCTCCGGCGAGAATATGGCGATCCACGCGGCGGCCAACATAGCCGCGGCGGTGGCGAACTTCCGTTCACGCGGTTACGCGACTCTCGGCGGCGTGATCCTCAACCGCCGCAATGTGCCGCGCGAGGAGGAGAAGGTGGCGGAGCTTGCCGCCGACGTCGAGTCGCGGGTGGTTGGCGCGCTCAGCTTCAGCCCCGTCGTCCAGCAGGCGGAGGAACGCTGTCAGACGGTGCTGGAGGCCTTTCCGGACAGTCCGATGGCGGAAGAGTACCGAGAGCTTGCGCGGCGTGTTTTCGCCGCCTGCGGCGAGTAA
- a CDS encoding nitrogenase component 1, with product MRQTCAILSTYTADVSGVCSALYEMGGMTVMHDASGCNSTYNTHDEPRWYDIPSLVFISALAEVEALMGDEEKLIGDVCRAAEELRPRFIALAGTPIPMMMGTDFKGIARVIEERTGIPTFGFATNGMNSYNVGAGMALAAVARRFCDPGLTPPPLAEGERPSVNLLGVTPLDFSVRAAPRSGEAGTLKISQGGKPAGASAVCGNVEAMKMVFEDAGFHVNSCWAMGSPWEELMNAGRAHVNVVVSSCGAPLAEALREIYGTPSVTGLPVGDSVARELFSLIDEAAQRGGGLSLPLPITEPGGKVFVIGEPVQSASIARALERDYAMRNVRMLAPLDSPDEDEVFRALREARLVIADPLYKPALPKHYCRFIALPHEGYSGRIFRDNIPLIMGGEFNRWIERELAL from the coding sequence TTGAGGCAGACATGCGCGATTCTCTCCACCTATACCGCCGACGTTTCGGGCGTCTGTTCGGCGCTCTATGAGATGGGCGGCATGACGGTGATGCACGACGCCTCCGGCTGCAATTCGACCTATAACACGCACGACGAGCCGCGCTGGTATGACATACCTTCGTTGGTATTCATCTCGGCGCTCGCCGAGGTTGAGGCGCTGATGGGCGACGAGGAAAAGTTGATCGGCGACGTCTGCCGCGCCGCGGAAGAGCTGCGGCCGCGCTTCATCGCGCTTGCAGGAACGCCGATACCGATGATGATGGGCACCGATTTCAAGGGAATCGCCCGCGTCATCGAGGAACGCACCGGCATTCCGACCTTTGGCTTCGCCACCAATGGAATGAACTCATATAATGTCGGCGCGGGGATGGCCCTCGCCGCCGTCGCGCGCCGCTTTTGCGATCCCGGGCTGACGCCGCCGCCGCTGGCGGAGGGCGAACGCCCCTCGGTCAATCTGCTCGGCGTGACGCCGCTCGACTTTTCCGTGCGCGCTGCCCCCCGTTCCGGCGAAGCCGGGACATTAAAGATTTCCCAAGGGGGCAAGCCTGCGGGTGCGTCTGCCGTGTGCGGCAATGTCGAGGCTATGAAAATGGTATTTGAGGATGCCGGTTTTCATGTCAACAGTTGCTGGGCGATGGGCAGTCCGTGGGAGGAACTTATGAACGCGGGCCGCGCCCACGTCAACGTCGTCGTCTCATCCTGCGGCGCGCCTTTGGCCGAGGCGCTGCGCGAGATATACGGCACCCCCTCGGTCACCGGCCTGCCGGTAGGCGATTCGGTGGCGCGCGAGCTCTTTTCGCTCATAGATGAGGCGGCGCAAAGGGGCGGCGGGTTATCGCTGCCGCTGCCGATAACGGAGCCGGGCGGCAAGGTCTTCGTGATCGGGGAGCCGGTGCAGAGCGCCTCTATTGCCCGCGCGCTGGAACGCGACTACGCGATGCGCAACGTCCGTATGCTCGCGCCGCTCGATTCCCCTGACGAGGACGAGGTCTTTCGCGCGCTGCGCGAGGCGCGGCTCGTGATCGCCGATCCGCTCTATAAACCGGCGCTGCCGAAGCACTACTGCCGCTTCATCGCGCTGCCGCACGAGGGCTATTCGGGGCGCATATTCAGAGATAATATCCCGCTCATAATGGGCGGAGAGTTTAACAGGTGGATAGAGAGGGAGCTTGCGTTATGA
- a CDS encoding ABC transporter substrate-binding protein, whose protein sequence is MKIFAALLMGAMILANCAGAEAARVITDENGDRVALPEKIERIAVVGILPFPSVVTVFLGSAEKLVGIPPASMGAAKAGLLGELFPEILKARTEYTAGLDLNIEELMKLRPDLVFYLAGSKEMGKMIKNAGIPAVAISPTKWNYDVLRTYDEWIKTLSQIFPESAKSKEVSAYSKKVYADIQKKVEKIKPEERKKVLFLFQYDDKRMVTSGRSFFGQYWCDAVGAKNAAEEVPADNSNAMITMEQVYKWNPDVIFITNFTPALPDDLYKNRIGGHNWDNVKAVKERAVYKMPLGTYRSYTPGADTPVTLMWMAQKVYPALFKNIDMKKEVRDYYKRLYGITLSETQIKQMYNQGRASAAGFTK, encoded by the coding sequence ATGAAAATCTTTGCCGCGCTGCTGATGGGCGCGATGATACTGGCGAACTGCGCCGGTGCGGAGGCCGCGCGCGTGATAACGGATGAAAACGGCGACAGGGTCGCGCTGCCGGAGAAGATCGAGCGTATCGCGGTGGTCGGCATACTGCCGTTCCCATCGGTGGTGACGGTCTTTCTCGGTTCGGCTGAGAAACTGGTGGGCATTCCCCCCGCGTCGATGGGCGCTGCGAAGGCCGGCTTGCTCGGCGAGCTCTTTCCCGAAATATTGAAGGCGCGCACGGAATACACCGCGGGGCTCGACCTCAACATCGAGGAGCTGATGAAGCTGCGCCCCGACCTCGTATTTTACCTCGCTGGCAGCAAAGAGATGGGAAAGATGATAAAGAACGCCGGAATACCGGCGGTGGCGATCTCGCCGACGAAGTGGAATTACGACGTGCTGCGGACCTATGACGAATGGATAAAGACGCTGAGCCAGATATTCCCCGAGAGCGCGAAGAGCAAAGAGGTCTCTGCCTACAGTAAAAAGGTCTACGCCGACATTCAGAAGAAAGTTGAAAAAATAAAGCCGGAGGAGCGTAAAAAGGTGCTCTTCCTCTTCCAGTACGACGACAAGCGTATGGTGACCTCGGGCCGGAGCTTCTTCGGCCAGTACTGGTGCGATGCGGTGGGGGCGAAGAACGCCGCGGAGGAGGTGCCGGCCGACAACTCCAACGCCATGATCACAATGGAGCAGGTCTACAAATGGAACCCGGACGTCATCTTCATCACCAACTTTACCCCCGCGCTGCCGGACGACCTCTATAAGAACAGGATCGGCGGCCACAACTGGGACAACGTGAAGGCGGTGAAGGAGCGCGCCGTCTACAAGATGCCGCTGGGGACGTACAGGAGCTACACTCCCGGCGCCGACACTCCCGTGACGCTGATGTGGATGGCGCAGAAGGTCTATCCGGCCCTCTTCAAGAATATCGACATGAAAAAAGAGGTCCGTGACTACTATAAGAGGCTCTACGGCATTACGCTCAGCGAAACGCAGATAAAACAGATGTACAACCAGGGACGCGCCTCCGCCGCCGGTTTCACCAAGTAG
- a CDS encoding TM1266 family iron-only hydrogenase system putative regulator, whose translation MKMYSASECPRGGNSAQAVNSAAQFEVRGGCFSYSAGEENLCDINFSVSEPDILCILGANGAGKTTLMKCMLGLRPWSAGASYLDGVDIKRLRPKEFWRRVGYVPQAKLSSFVYTVREMVLLGRSAHMNELSMPKERDERAADEALALVGIAHLRDKLCSKISGGEYQLALIARALAAEPSLLVLDEPESNLDFKNQRRVLSTISTLCKERGIAAVINTHYPEHAMDISQRALLLMPDKSAVFGGTVNVLTEENLRRAFEIPVHIHRFKVGKRDYASILPLGESEIKQTERLIEMETRIAQIGIIVEDPAAAENINRLLHEYSDCIIGRMGMPYRERNISIISVIIDAPNEKISALSGKLGMFPGVSAKTVYSKI comes from the coding sequence ATGAAGATGTACAGCGCCTCCGAATGCCCGCGCGGAGGAAATTCCGCGCAGGCGGTCAACAGCGCCGCGCAGTTCGAGGTGCGCGGCGGCTGCTTCAGCTACTCCGCGGGAGAGGAAAACCTCTGCGACATAAATTTCAGCGTCAGTGAGCCGGACATCCTCTGTATCCTCGGGGCCAACGGCGCGGGAAAGACGACGCTCATGAAATGCATGCTGGGACTGCGTCCGTGGAGCGCGGGCGCCTCGTACCTCGACGGCGTCGATATAAAAAGGCTGCGGCCGAAGGAGTTCTGGCGCCGTGTCGGCTATGTGCCGCAGGCGAAACTCTCCTCCTTTGTCTACACCGTGCGCGAAATGGTGCTGCTGGGCCGCAGCGCGCACATGAACGAGCTTTCGATGCCGAAAGAGCGCGACGAGCGCGCCGCGGACGAGGCGCTTGCGCTGGTTGGTATCGCACATCTGCGGGACAAGCTGTGCAGTAAAATAAGCGGCGGCGAATACCAGTTGGCGCTCATCGCGCGCGCTCTCGCCGCGGAACCCTCGCTTCTGGTGCTCGACGAGCCGGAGTCGAATCTGGACTTTAAGAACCAGCGGCGGGTGCTTTCGACGATCTCGACGCTCTGCAAAGAGCGCGGCATCGCGGCGGTGATCAACACCCACTACCCGGAACACGCGATGGACATATCGCAGCGCGCGCTGCTGCTGATGCCGGACAAAAGCGCGGTCTTCGGCGGCACGGTAAACGTGCTCACTGAGGAAAACCTCAGGCGCGCCTTTGAGATACCGGTACACATACACCGCTTCAAAGTGGGGAAGCGTGATTACGCGAGCATCCTGCCCCTGGGCGAGAGCGAGATAAAACAGACGGAGAGGCTGATAGAGATGGAGACGAGAATAGCGCAGATCGGAATAATCGTGGAGGACCCCGCGGCGGCGGAAAACATCAACCGGCTGCTGCACGAATACAGCGACTGTATCATCGGCCGTATGGGGATGCCGTACAGGGAGCGCAACATATCGATCATCAGCGTGATAATCGACGCGCCGAACGAAAAAATAAGCGCCCTCTCGGGAAAACTCGGCATGTTCCCCGGAGTGAGCGCGAAGACAGTATATTCAAAAATCTAG
- a CDS encoding helix-turn-helix domain-containing protein, translating to MTIGDRIREVRKLNRITQEKLAELLGVSRVTISSWENDENAPTVDNIIYLSETFHVSTDYLLIGLTDPDDKTQVKTAQAKMDDIFLNLFNSLDPAKRDEVIKFMRYQEFLSKEKP from the coding sequence TTGACAATAGGAGACAGGATAAGGGAAGTACGTAAACTCAATAGGATCACTCAGGAAAAACTCGCTGAATTGCTTGGCGTTTCGCGAGTCACAATTTCTTCGTGGGAAAATGACGAAAATGCACCTACCGTCGACAATATCATTTACCTATCCGAAACGTTCCATGTGTCGACGGATTATCTCTTAATTGGATTGACTGACCCCGACGATAAAACACAAGTAAAGACGGCGCAGGCTAAAATGGATGATATTTTTCTCAATCTCTTCAACTCGCTCGATCCAGCCAAACGCGATGAAGTGATAAAGTTCATGCGTTACCAGGAATTTCTGTCTAAGGAGAAACCGTGA
- a CDS encoding nitrogenase component 1, which produces MIDLHNTDWSGASVKIKDAASLTPYEYGVEYGSPARGLWNIVHTGMLLPESHQIFVCAQGCLRGVVLTAAEMGAQDRFSTIAVCENNVLDGDMEALIIDGVTDVLRKLPKLPKAVLVFTSCVHHFMGCDLDYVYAKLRERFPQLFFTDCYMYPIMRKTKTPPDPMVRMRLYSFLTRQNICDEKCVNIIGNNYPTEDSADFVRMLRGAGFELRDITRCRSFREYQRMAHSRLNIAYMPPAIPAVRDLKERAAIDYLYLPLSYDYKEIRENLERLADCLDIPMIDTALLEAEAERAVSTAARLLGETPVTIDYTATPRPLGLAELLLEHGVRVRTVYADVFIPEERPVFERLRERYPELELCATVHPKMVLRAGGARAAAAEAGGEPEKVVAIGQKAAYFCDTPYFVNMLEGGGFWGFDGIVHLAEAVCDAVINEKDTKKIIQIKGWGCCC; this is translated from the coding sequence ATGATAGACCTTCACAATACCGACTGGAGCGGGGCCTCTGTAAAGATAAAAGACGCGGCCTCCCTTACTCCCTATGAGTATGGCGTCGAATACGGCTCGCCGGCGCGCGGCCTGTGGAACATCGTTCACACGGGAATGCTGTTGCCGGAGAGCCACCAGATATTCGTCTGCGCTCAGGGCTGCCTGCGCGGCGTAGTGCTGACGGCGGCGGAAATGGGGGCGCAGGACCGCTTTTCGACGATCGCCGTCTGCGAGAACAACGTCCTTGACGGCGATATGGAGGCCCTGATCATCGACGGGGTGACCGACGTGCTCCGCAAACTGCCGAAGCTGCCGAAGGCGGTGCTTGTCTTTACGAGCTGTGTGCACCACTTTATGGGCTGTGACCTCGATTATGTCTACGCGAAGCTGCGCGAGCGTTTCCCGCAGCTCTTTTTCACCGATTGCTATATGTACCCGATAATGCGTAAGACGAAGACGCCGCCGGACCCGATGGTGCGCATGCGTCTTTACAGTTTTCTCACGCGGCAGAACATCTGCGACGAGAAGTGCGTCAACATAATCGGCAACAACTACCCGACGGAGGATTCCGCGGATTTCGTGCGCATGCTGCGCGGCGCGGGCTTTGAGCTGCGCGATATTACACGCTGCCGCTCCTTCCGTGAATATCAGAGGATGGCGCACAGCAGGCTTAATATTGCCTACATGCCGCCCGCGATCCCCGCGGTGCGCGACCTGAAAGAAAGGGCGGCGATTGATTACCTCTATCTGCCGCTGAGTTACGATTATAAAGAGATCAGGGAGAACCTCGAAAGGCTTGCCGACTGCCTTGACATCCCGATGATAGATACGGCGCTGCTCGAGGCGGAGGCGGAACGCGCGGTATCGACCGCCGCGAGGCTTCTCGGCGAGACACCGGTGACGATAGACTATACGGCGACGCCGCGCCCCCTGGGACTTGCGGAGCTGCTGCTTGAGCACGGCGTCAGAGTGCGCACCGTCTACGCCGACGTCTTCATACCGGAAGAGCGTCCGGTCTTTGAGCGGCTGCGGGAGAGGTATCCCGAGCTTGAGCTCTGCGCGACGGTGCATCCGAAGATGGTGCTGCGCGCCGGCGGCGCGCGCGCTGCCGCGGCGGAGGCCGGCGGTGAGCCGGAAAAGGTCGTCGCCATCGGTCAGAAGGCGGCCTATTTCTGCGATACCCCCTATTTTGTCAATATGCTTGAGGGCGGCGGCTTTTGGGGGTTCGACGGGATCGTCCATCTCGCGGAGGCTGTCTGCGACGCGGTGATCAATGAAAAGGACACTAAAAAGATAATCCAGATAAAGGGATGGGGGTGCTGCTGTTGA